The Quadrisphaera sp. DSM 44207 genome window below encodes:
- a CDS encoding DUF349 domain-containing protein, producing MSEQPTTPRAEQEPEAPAEAAAEIPAELSAEALAEVAEVAAPAEPATPAEVPVEPEVPTEAPSEPASAAAAPAPRPAPRPRPVPRPLPRPAPARPAPEGAAAPAQAPVAVRAASDPTPWGRVAEDGTVFVRTGEGERAVGSFPGASAQEALAHFGRRYDDLVAQVDLVEQRLAATDVSPADAVGTLRGLRAGLADAAAVGDLDGLAQRTRDLEQVAAQRRAEADAAREAAREAARAQRSGIVEEAERIAATDPAKMQWRPSGDRLRQLLEAWKEQQRSGARLDRRSEEELWKRFSAARTAFDRARRAWFSSLEDANSAARAAKEALVAEAEALSTSTDWGSTSTAYRRLMDRWRAAGRASRKDDDALWARFRAAQDAFFSARNAAQAEGDAEQGENLKAKEALLAEAEALLPVQDPRAARAALREIQERWEAAGKVPRADLGRVERRMRAVEQAVADADRERWQRSNPETRARAQGAVEQLERVVADLERDVADARTRGDARAEQQATASLEARRQWLEAARRTAQEFSG from the coding sequence GTGAGCGAGCAGCCGACCACCCCCCGAGCCGAGCAGGAGCCGGAGGCCCCTGCCGAGGCCGCTGCCGAGATCCCTGCCGAGCTCTCCGCCGAGGCCCTGGCCGAGGTCGCCGAGGTCGCTGCTCCCGCCGAGCCGGCCACCCCCGCCGAGGTGCCCGTCGAGCCGGAGGTCCCGACCGAGGCCCCGAGCGAGCCGGCCTCCGCGGCCGCGGCGCCCGCTCCGCGCCCGGCGCCGCGGCCGCGTCCCGTGCCGCGCCCGCTGCCCAGGCCCGCTCCCGCGCGTCCCGCGCCAGAGGGCGCGGCGGCCCCGGCGCAGGCGCCCGTCGCCGTGCGCGCCGCGAGCGACCCCACCCCGTGGGGGCGCGTCGCCGAGGACGGCACGGTCTTCGTGCGCACCGGCGAGGGCGAGCGCGCCGTGGGCTCCTTCCCCGGCGCGAGCGCGCAGGAGGCCCTGGCGCACTTCGGGCGCCGCTACGACGACCTCGTCGCGCAGGTCGACCTCGTCGAGCAGCGCCTGGCCGCCACGGACGTCTCCCCCGCCGACGCGGTCGGCACCCTGCGGGGCCTGCGGGCCGGTCTGGCCGACGCGGCCGCCGTCGGGGACCTCGACGGGCTCGCCCAGCGCACCCGCGACCTCGAGCAGGTCGCCGCCCAACGGCGGGCCGAGGCGGACGCCGCCCGCGAGGCCGCCCGGGAGGCCGCGCGGGCCCAGCGCAGCGGCATCGTCGAGGAGGCCGAGCGGATCGCCGCGACGGACCCCGCGAAGATGCAGTGGCGCCCCAGCGGCGACCGGCTGCGCCAGCTGCTGGAGGCGTGGAAGGAGCAGCAGCGCTCCGGCGCACGCCTGGACCGGCGCAGCGAGGAGGAGCTGTGGAAGCGGTTCAGCGCCGCCCGCACGGCCTTCGACCGCGCTCGCCGTGCCTGGTTCTCCTCCCTGGAGGACGCCAACTCCGCCGCGCGCGCCGCCAAGGAGGCGCTCGTGGCCGAGGCCGAGGCACTGTCGACGTCCACCGACTGGGGGTCGACGTCGACGGCCTACCGGCGCCTGATGGACCGCTGGCGCGCCGCCGGGCGCGCCTCCCGCAAGGACGACGACGCGCTGTGGGCCCGCTTCCGGGCCGCGCAGGACGCCTTCTTCAGCGCCCGCAACGCCGCCCAGGCCGAGGGCGACGCGGAGCAGGGAGAGAACCTCAAGGCCAAGGAGGCGCTGCTCGCCGAGGCCGAGGCCCTGCTGCCCGTGCAGGACCCCCGCGCCGCGCGCGCCGCGCTGCGCGAGATCCAGGAGCGCTGGGAGGCGGCCGGGAAGGTGCCGCGGGCGGACCTCGGCCGCGTCGAGCGGCGCATGCGCGCCGTGGAGCAGGCGGTGGCCGACGCCGACCGCGAGCGGTGGCAGCGCTCCAACCCCGAGACCCGCGCCCGCGCGCAGGGCGCCGTCGAGCAGCTCGAGCGCGTCGTGGCCGACCTCGAGCGGGACGTCGCCGACGCCCGCACCCGCGGGGACGCTCGCGCCGAGCAGCAGGCCACGGCCTCCCTGGAGGCCCGCCGCCAGTGGCTCGAGGCGGCGCGGCGCACCGCGCAGGAGTTCTCCGGCTGA
- a CDS encoding cytochrome P450: MRTDRTLGLLRQGYPWAGRLRAGRVAVPARVFGRSAAVVGGAEGVRRFYDGSLRRRRAVPLPLKLVLFGPDAVHGLDDAEHHHRKALLLRVLAPEPVARLGRRAEREWSSAARGWAERGGVVLFDEAVHVIARSVVPWAGVPLAPRQLERRARQMATVVDGFGKPGPAFPRAAVQRWLLDRWAAGLVRRTRRGRLAPPPGTALHELASGRDRRGRLLPARTAGVELLNVLRPTVAVSWFVAFAAVALHEHPQWRRRIADGDEAALEAFAQEVRRRYPFVPALAARARHAQDVLGVRVPRGGYVVLDVHGTDHDPAHWPDPDRFDPERFLTGRVDPDALVPQGGGDVATGHRCPGEGATVAVLSAAVRVLARTPHALPEQDLTVDLSVMPTRPRSGVRLVAERATA, encoded by the coding sequence ATGAGGACGGACCGCACGCTGGGACTGCTGCGCCAGGGCTACCCGTGGGCCGGGAGGCTGCGCGCGGGGCGGGTCGCCGTCCCGGCGCGGGTCTTCGGGCGGTCGGCCGCCGTGGTCGGCGGCGCGGAGGGCGTGCGGCGCTTCTACGACGGGTCCCTGCGGCGGCGCCGCGCGGTCCCGCTGCCGCTCAAGCTCGTCCTGTTCGGCCCGGACGCCGTCCACGGCCTCGACGACGCCGAGCACCACCACCGCAAGGCGCTGCTGCTGCGGGTGCTCGCACCCGAGCCGGTGGCGCGGCTGGGCCGGCGCGCCGAGCGGGAGTGGTCCTCCGCCGCCCGCGGCTGGGCCGAGCGCGGCGGTGTCGTCCTCTTCGACGAGGCCGTGCACGTCATCGCCCGCTCCGTCGTACCGTGGGCGGGGGTGCCGCTCGCGCCCCGCCAGCTCGAGCGCCGCGCCCGGCAGATGGCCACCGTGGTCGACGGCTTCGGCAAGCCGGGGCCGGCGTTCCCCCGCGCCGCCGTGCAGCGGTGGCTCCTGGACCGCTGGGCGGCCGGCCTGGTGCGGCGCACCCGGCGCGGCCGCCTGGCGCCGCCGCCGGGCACCGCCCTGCACGAGCTGGCCTCGGGGCGCGACCGGCGCGGCCGCCTGCTGCCGGCGCGCACCGCCGGCGTGGAGCTGCTCAACGTCCTGCGCCCCACGGTGGCCGTCTCCTGGTTCGTCGCCTTCGCCGCCGTGGCGCTGCACGAGCACCCGCAGTGGCGCCGGCGCATCGCGGACGGCGACGAGGCGGCGCTGGAGGCGTTCGCTCAGGAGGTGCGGCGCCGCTACCCGTTCGTGCCCGCCCTGGCTGCCCGCGCCCGCCACGCCCAGGACGTGCTCGGCGTGCGCGTGCCCCGCGGCGGCTACGTGGTCCTCGACGTGCACGGCACCGACCACGACCCCGCGCACTGGCCCGACCCCGACCGCTTCGACCCCGAGCGCTTCCTCACCGGGCGCGTGGACCCGGACGCGCTCGTGCCGCAGGGCGGCGGGGACGTCGCGACCGGGCACCGGTGCCCCGGCGAGGGCGCGACGGTGGCGGTGCTCTCGGCCGCCGTGCGGGTGCTGGCCCGCACGCCGCACGCGCTGCCCGAGCAGGACCTCACGGTCGACCTGTCGGTCATGCCCACCCGGCCGCGCAGCGGGGTGCGGCTCGTCGCCGAGCGCGCGACCGCCTGA
- a CDS encoding bifunctional (p)ppGpp synthetase/guanosine-3',5'-bis(diphosphate) 3'-pyrophosphohydrolase, protein MSDETATGAPGAATGVAPAPETVPGARSEARPEARPDAAPQPPASPAAGEAPGTSIRRRLARLGTRQSTSSAAIEPLISSVRSNHPKADASLIERAYVVAERAHRGQRRKSGDPYITHPVAVATILAELGMTPPTLAAALLHDTVEDTGYALEDIRREFGDEVAMLVDGVTKLDKVTYGDAAQAETVRKMVVAMAKDIRVLVIKLADRLHNARTWKFVPAASAERKARETLEIYAPLAHRLGMNTIKWELEDLSFATLYPRMHEEVVRLVAERAPAREEYLATVRDQVTNDLRAAKIKAVVTGRPKHYYSVYQKMIVRGHDFTDIYDLVGLRVLVDTVRDCYAVLGALHARWNPVPGRFKDYIAMPKFNMYQSLHTTVIGPEGKPVEIQIRTHAMHRRAEYGVAAHWKYKDAAVRGSGDGSLGDMSWLRQLVDWQQETQDPGEFLDSLRFEINAQEVFVFTPKGEVIGLPAGATPVDFAYAVHTEVGHRTMGARVNGRLVPLESALDNGDVVEIFTSKVEGAGPSRDWLTFVKSPRARNKIRQWFSKERREEAIEQGKDAIARAMRKQHLPIQRLMSHEALVGLAAEMRYADVSALYAAVGENHVSAQSVVERLVSALGGEEGAQEDLAEATLPTRTMRRPRTGDPGVVVKGADDVWAKLARCCTPVPGDAIIGFVTRGQGVSVHRQDCGNVAGLRAQPDRIVEVEWDPRSASVFLVQIQVEALDRSRLLSDITRVLSDSHVNILSATVHTSRDRVAVSRFSFEMADPTHLDHVLAVVRRVDGVFDVYRLTGSRQG, encoded by the coding sequence ATGAGCGACGAGACAGCCACCGGTGCGCCCGGCGCCGCCACCGGTGTCGCCCCCGCTCCCGAGACCGTTCCCGGAGCCCGCTCCGAGGCCCGTCCCGAAGCCCGTCCCGACGCCGCCCCCCAGCCCCCTGCCTCCCCGGCCGCCGGCGAGGCGCCGGGCACGAGCATCCGCCGCCGCCTCGCGCGCCTGGGGACCCGCCAGAGCACGTCGTCGGCCGCCATCGAGCCGCTGATCAGCTCCGTGCGCTCCAACCACCCCAAGGCCGACGCGTCCCTGATCGAGCGGGCCTACGTCGTCGCCGAGCGCGCCCACCGGGGCCAGCGCCGCAAGAGCGGCGACCCGTACATCACCCACCCGGTCGCGGTGGCCACGATCCTGGCCGAGCTGGGCATGACGCCGCCGACGCTCGCGGCCGCGCTGCTGCACGACACCGTCGAGGACACCGGCTACGCGCTGGAGGACATCCGGCGCGAGTTCGGCGACGAGGTCGCCATGCTCGTCGACGGGGTGACGAAGCTCGACAAGGTCACCTACGGGGACGCCGCGCAGGCGGAGACCGTGCGCAAGATGGTCGTCGCCATGGCCAAGGACATCCGGGTCCTGGTGATCAAGCTGGCGGACCGGCTGCACAACGCCCGCACGTGGAAGTTCGTGCCCGCCGCCTCCGCGGAGCGCAAGGCCCGCGAGACCCTCGAGATCTACGCGCCGCTGGCCCACCGCCTCGGCATGAACACGATCAAGTGGGAGCTGGAAGACCTCTCCTTCGCCACCCTCTACCCGCGCATGCACGAGGAGGTCGTGCGCCTCGTGGCCGAGCGCGCGCCCGCGCGCGAGGAGTACCTGGCGACGGTGCGCGACCAGGTGACCAACGACCTGCGCGCCGCCAAGATCAAGGCGGTGGTCACGGGCCGGCCGAAGCACTACTACTCCGTGTACCAGAAGATGATCGTGCGCGGCCACGACTTCACGGACATCTACGACCTCGTGGGCCTGCGGGTCCTCGTCGACACGGTCCGCGACTGCTACGCCGTCCTGGGCGCGCTGCACGCGCGCTGGAACCCGGTGCCCGGCCGGTTCAAGGACTACATCGCGATGCCCAAGTTCAACATGTACCAGTCGCTGCACACGACGGTGATCGGGCCCGAGGGCAAGCCCGTGGAGATCCAGATCCGCACCCACGCGATGCACCGGCGCGCGGAGTACGGCGTCGCGGCGCACTGGAAGTACAAGGACGCCGCCGTGCGCGGCAGCGGCGACGGCTCCCTGGGGGACATGTCCTGGCTGCGCCAGCTCGTCGACTGGCAGCAGGAGACCCAGGACCCGGGCGAGTTCCTCGACAGCCTGCGCTTCGAGATCAACGCGCAGGAGGTCTTCGTCTTCACGCCCAAGGGCGAGGTGATCGGCCTGCCCGCGGGCGCCACGCCCGTGGACTTCGCCTACGCGGTGCACACCGAGGTCGGCCACCGCACGATGGGCGCCCGGGTCAACGGCCGCCTGGTGCCGCTGGAGTCCGCCCTCGACAACGGCGACGTCGTGGAGATCTTCACCTCCAAGGTCGAGGGCGCCGGCCCCAGCCGCGACTGGCTGACGTTCGTCAAGAGCCCGCGGGCCCGCAACAAGATCCGCCAGTGGTTCTCCAAGGAGCGCCGCGAGGAGGCCATCGAGCAGGGCAAGGACGCCATCGCCCGGGCGATGCGCAAGCAGCACCTGCCGATCCAGCGGCTGATGTCCCACGAGGCGCTCGTCGGGCTGGCCGCGGAGATGCGCTACGCCGACGTCTCCGCGCTGTACGCGGCGGTGGGGGAGAACCACGTCTCGGCGCAGTCCGTCGTCGAGCGGCTCGTCAGCGCCCTCGGCGGGGAGGAGGGCGCCCAGGAGGACCTGGCCGAGGCCACCCTGCCCACCCGCACGATGCGCCGTCCGCGCACCGGCGACCCCGGGGTCGTGGTCAAGGGCGCGGACGACGTGTGGGCCAAGCTCGCGCGCTGCTGCACGCCCGTGCCCGGGGACGCCATCATCGGCTTCGTCACGCGCGGGCAGGGCGTTTCGGTGCACCGGCAGGACTGCGGCAACGTGGCGGGGCTGCGCGCGCAGCCGGACCGCATCGTCGAGGTGGAGTGGGACCCGAGGTCGGCGAGCGTCTTCCTCGTGCAGATCCAGGTGGAGGCCCTCGACCGCTCCCGGCTGCTCTCCGACATCACGCGCGTGCTGTCGGACAGCCACGTCAACATCCTCTCGGCGACCGTGCACACCTCACGCGACCGCGTCGCGGTCTCCCGCTTCTCCTTCGAGATGGCCGACCCCACCCACCTCGACCACGTCCTCGCGGTGGTGCGCCGCGTCGACGGCGTCTTCGACGTCTACCGGCTGACGGGGAGCCGGCAGGGCTGA
- a CDS encoding DUF3618 domain-containing protein, which produces MAEDAQRLTHEIEDTRRNLSRDVDELTDKVSPSRVVQRKTQGAKNAVASVRDRVMGTASEAADTVRHSLHSVGDSASGTGQSVAGTVSGAGQTVAETASDAATTVRRKAEGNPLVAGLLAFGVGWLVSSLIPTTEKEERLAARAVDAAKEHAQPLAEQAKQVGQQVGSQLKEQATEAAQQVRATAQEAAQNVTEQGRSSAQTVAEEGRSSAGTVADQARSSSSAVADQARSGGPGRSGGPGGSGGSGRSGGGNRR; this is translated from the coding sequence ATGGCTGAAGACGCGCAGCGCCTGACGCACGAGATCGAGGACACCCGCCGCAACCTGTCCCGCGACGTCGACGAGCTGACCGACAAGGTCAGCCCCTCCCGCGTGGTGCAGCGCAAGACGCAGGGCGCGAAGAACGCCGTCGCCAGCGTGCGCGACCGCGTCATGGGCACGGCCTCGGAGGCCGCCGACACGGTGCGCCACAGTCTGCACTCGGTCGGGGACAGCGCCTCCGGCACGGGCCAGTCCGTCGCCGGCACCGTCTCCGGTGCGGGGCAGACCGTCGCCGAGACCGCCAGCGACGCCGCCACCACGGTGCGCCGCAAGGCGGAGGGCAACCCCCTGGTCGCCGGCCTCCTCGCCTTCGGCGTGGGCTGGCTCGTCTCCTCCCTCATCCCGACCACGGAGAAGGAGGAGCGCCTGGCCGCCCGCGCCGTCGACGCGGCCAAGGAGCACGCCCAGCCCCTGGCCGAGCAGGCCAAGCAGGTGGGCCAGCAGGTCGGCTCCCAGCTGAAGGAGCAGGCCACCGAGGCCGCCCAGCAGGTCAGGGCCACCGCCCAGGAGGCCGCCCAGAACGTGACCGAGCAGGGTCGCTCCTCGGCGCAGACCGTGGCGGAGGAGGGCCGCTCGTCCGCGGGCACCGTGGCCGACCAGGCCCGGTCCTCCAGCTCCGCGGTGGCCGACCAGGCCCGCTCCGGCGGGCCCGGCCGCTCCGGCGGTCCCGGTGGCTCGGGTGGCTCCGGCAGGTCCGGCGGCGGCAACCGGCGCTGA
- a CDS encoding phage holin family protein produces MSHPAAQPLRTHEEAPTRSIGEIVGDIAGGLSTLVRQEIALAKTELKEEAGKAGKGVGMLAGAGLAGWFTLLFLSWVLIFALDYLMPIVLAALIVTALWGIAAAVLASRGRKELKRVDPKLDLTAKTLKEDAEWLKTRSA; encoded by the coding sequence GTGAGCCACCCCGCTGCGCAGCCCCTGAGGACCCACGAGGAGGCCCCCACCCGCAGCATCGGGGAGATCGTCGGTGACATCGCCGGCGGCCTGAGCACCCTCGTGCGCCAGGAGATCGCCCTGGCCAAGACGGAGCTGAAGGAGGAGGCCGGCAAGGCCGGCAAGGGCGTGGGCATGCTCGCCGGCGCTGGCCTGGCCGGTTGGTTCACCCTCCTCTTCCTCTCCTGGGTGCTCATCTTCGCCCTGGACTACCTGATGCCCATCGTGCTCGCGGCGCTGATCGTGACCGCGCTGTGGGGCATCGCCGCCGCCGTGCTGGCCTCCCGGGGCCGCAAGGAGCTGAAGCGGGTCGACCCGAAGCTCGACCTGACCGCCAAGACCCTGAAGGAGGACGCGGAATGGCTGAAGACGCGCAGCGCCTGA
- a CDS encoding adenine phosphoribosyltransferase: MTAPAARAGDGVPVDVEVLRRHLREVPDFPRPGVRFADITPLLADASALAATVEALAGTVPPGGVDVVAGVEARGFLLGTPLALALGAGFVPVRKAGKLPRRTASRRYALEYGEAELQVHEDAVRPGQRVLVVDDVLATGGTAEAAAGLVEQLGGRVVGLRFLVELAGLGGRRALAGRDVVAVLQHRA, translated from the coding sequence GTGACGGCGCCCGCCGCCCGCGCCGGCGACGGCGTCCCCGTCGACGTCGAGGTGCTGCGGCGCCACCTGCGGGAGGTGCCCGACTTCCCGCGGCCCGGCGTCCGCTTCGCCGACATCACCCCGCTGCTGGCCGACGCGTCGGCGCTGGCGGCCACCGTCGAGGCGCTCGCGGGGACGGTCCCGCCCGGCGGCGTGGACGTCGTCGCCGGCGTCGAGGCCCGCGGGTTCCTGCTCGGCACGCCCCTGGCCCTGGCCCTGGGGGCGGGGTTCGTGCCGGTGCGCAAGGCCGGCAAGCTGCCCCGGCGCACCGCGTCCCGCCGCTACGCCCTGGAGTACGGCGAGGCGGAGCTGCAGGTGCACGAGGACGCCGTGCGGCCCGGTCAGCGGGTCCTCGTGGTCGACGACGTCCTCGCCACGGGCGGGACGGCGGAGGCGGCGGCCGGCCTCGTGGAGCAGCTGGGCGGCCGGGTGGTCGGGCTGCGCTTCCTCGTCGAGCTCGCCGGCCTCGGGGGCCGCCGGGCCCTGGCGGGGCGAGACGTCGTGGCGGTGCTGCAGCACAGGGCGTAG
- the secF gene encoding protein translocase subunit SecF — translation MPDFAAFGNDLYTGKRSFDFVGTRRRWYAVAAVLVLASVVLLLTRGLNPGIEFRGGSEFRVSGVSTTDGAPGTDAVVSVVPEAEPPRTSSIGDDAVRIQTERLDADETEEVSTALAQAYGVEPSAVTSSFVGPTWGQDVTDKAVRGLVIFLLLAGAVLAVYFRTWKMAVTAMVALVHDVVLTAGVYSLSGFEVTPATVVGFLTILGYSLYDTVVVFDKVRENTQHVLTGTRRTYAEAVNLAVNQTLVRSINTSVVALLPIASILFIGAFVLGAGTLRDIALSLFVGILAGAYSSIFLAPPLFAQLMEREPRIAEHARRVRELRASGGQRRPRAGRQAGAPAGAAASGSTPSRAATAVLERVDGPEDGVEDGVADGVAGGGVDADGAGPVLRRSSGGQRSQPVRRPGGRRR, via the coding sequence GTGCCCGACTTCGCCGCCTTCGGCAACGACCTCTACACCGGCAAGCGCTCCTTCGACTTCGTCGGCACGCGCAGGCGCTGGTACGCCGTCGCCGCGGTGCTCGTGCTGGCGTCGGTGGTGCTGCTGCTGACCCGGGGCCTGAACCCGGGCATCGAGTTCCGCGGCGGCTCGGAGTTCCGGGTCAGCGGCGTGAGCACCACGGACGGCGCGCCCGGCACCGACGCCGTCGTGTCCGTCGTCCCGGAGGCCGAGCCGCCCCGCACGTCGTCCATCGGCGACGACGCGGTGCGCATCCAGACCGAGCGCCTCGACGCCGACGAGACCGAGGAGGTCTCCACCGCCCTCGCGCAGGCCTACGGCGTGGAGCCGTCGGCGGTCACCTCCTCGTTCGTGGGGCCCACGTGGGGCCAGGACGTCACGGACAAGGCGGTCCGGGGCCTGGTCATCTTCCTGCTCCTCGCCGGCGCGGTGCTGGCGGTCTACTTCCGCACCTGGAAGATGGCCGTGACCGCCATGGTCGCCCTCGTGCACGACGTGGTGCTGACCGCGGGCGTGTACTCCCTCAGCGGCTTCGAGGTCACCCCCGCCACCGTGGTCGGCTTCCTGACGATCCTCGGCTACTCCCTCTACGACACCGTCGTCGTCTTCGACAAGGTGCGCGAGAACACCCAGCACGTCCTCACCGGCACCCGCCGCACCTACGCCGAGGCCGTCAACCTCGCCGTCAACCAGACCTTGGTGCGCTCCATCAACACCTCGGTCGTGGCGCTGCTGCCGATCGCCTCGATCCTGTTCATCGGCGCCTTCGTCCTCGGAGCGGGCACGCTGCGCGACATCGCCCTGTCGCTGTTCGTCGGCATCCTCGCCGGCGCCTACTCCTCGATCTTCCTGGCCCCGCCGCTGTTCGCGCAGCTGATGGAGCGCGAGCCGCGCATCGCCGAGCACGCCCGGCGCGTGCGCGAGCTGCGCGCCTCCGGCGGCCAGCGCCGCCCCCGCGCGGGCCGCCAGGCGGGTGCCCCGGCCGGTGCGGCGGCGTCGGGCAGCACGCCCTCGCGCGCGGCGACCGCCGTGCTCGAGCGCGTGGACGGCCCCGAGGACGGCGTCGAGGACGGCGTCGCGGACGGCGTCGCGGGCGGCGGGGTGGATGCGGACGGCGCCGGCCCGGTGCTGCGCCGCTCCTCGGGCGGGCAGCGCAGCCAGCCCGTGCGCCGGCCCGGAGGACGGCGCCGGTGA
- the secD gene encoding protein translocase subunit SecD, with product MARSSASRARRTLAWFAALVAATTGGLAAAVQFSDAEWTPGLALDLAGGTQIVLTPEVTAGEGEITDQTIADAIAIIRQRVDSSGVAEAEVTSEGGRNIVVSLPGDPAEQAEARALVAQAAQMRFRPVIVEQPADAAPDPAAEEAAPEVPETPAVEPPAESAPAQTAPAEETAAEETANSALPQALLGTGAETPAAETPAAETPAAEIPAAEAPADPAAPAAPAAPADPSDLAWVTPEVLTQLDALDCSDPTAIGTSLEDDPTRPIVTCSDDGAAKYVLGPVEVEGTDIDTASAGLETTAQGATTNNWIVQLDLSEEGGDAFLDATSRLSTLEPPRDRFAVVLDGVVITSPSVDSPIPGGQAQISGGFTQESATTLANQLQFGALPISFTVQTEEQISAVLGSEQLQRGILAGLIGLVLVVVYSLAQYRALGLVTVASLVVAAGLSYTAITLLSWYQGYRLSLAGVAGFIVSIGITADSFIVFFERVRDEVREGRSLVAAVETGWARARRTIIISDAVNFLAAAVLYVLAVGGVRGFAFTLGLTTLIDLLVVLLFTHPVVALLARTKFFGGGHRLSGFDAEHLGRTVAYAGRGRVRTPAERGARQTIAERRAAERAARGAPHEDGQPDPQVDGRPGRSAAEHATAGAHPARPSQER from the coding sequence TTGGCCCGATCCTCCGCGTCCCGCGCCCGCCGGACGCTCGCCTGGTTCGCCGCCCTGGTGGCGGCGACGACCGGTGGCCTGGCGGCCGCCGTGCAGTTCTCCGACGCCGAGTGGACGCCGGGCCTGGCGCTCGACCTCGCCGGGGGCACGCAGATCGTGCTCACCCCGGAGGTGACCGCCGGCGAGGGCGAGATCACCGACCAGACCATCGCCGACGCCATCGCGATCATCCGCCAGCGCGTGGACTCCTCCGGCGTCGCCGAGGCCGAGGTCACCAGCGAGGGCGGGCGCAACATCGTCGTGAGCCTGCCCGGAGACCCGGCCGAGCAGGCCGAGGCCCGGGCGCTGGTCGCCCAGGCCGCGCAGATGCGCTTCCGGCCGGTGATCGTCGAGCAGCCGGCCGACGCGGCGCCGGACCCGGCGGCCGAGGAGGCGGCGCCCGAGGTCCCCGAGACGCCGGCGGTCGAGCCGCCCGCCGAGAGCGCGCCGGCCCAGACCGCCCCGGCGGAGGAGACGGCAGCCGAGGAGACGGCGAACAGCGCGCTGCCGCAGGCGCTGCTGGGCACCGGCGCCGAGACCCCGGCGGCCGAGACCCCGGCGGCCGAGACTCCGGCGGCTGAGATTCCCGCTGCTGAGGCTCCCGCCGACCCGGCGGCCCCCGCGGCCCCCGCCGCGCCCGCCGACCCCAGCGACCTGGCGTGGGTGACCCCGGAGGTGCTGACCCAGCTCGACGCCCTCGACTGCTCCGACCCCACCGCCATCGGCACGAGCCTCGAGGACGACCCGACCCGGCCGATCGTCACCTGCAGCGACGACGGCGCGGCCAAGTACGTCCTCGGCCCCGTCGAGGTCGAGGGCACCGACATCGACACCGCCAGCGCGGGCCTGGAGACCACCGCCCAGGGCGCGACGACGAACAACTGGATCGTCCAGCTCGACCTCAGCGAGGAGGGCGGCGACGCCTTCCTCGACGCCACGAGCCGCCTGTCGACGCTGGAGCCGCCGCGCGACCGCTTCGCCGTCGTCCTCGACGGGGTCGTCATCACCAGCCCGTCGGTGGACAGCCCCATCCCCGGCGGCCAGGCGCAGATCAGCGGCGGCTTCACGCAGGAGAGCGCGACCACGCTGGCCAACCAGCTGCAGTTCGGCGCCCTGCCGATCTCCTTCACGGTGCAGACGGAGGAGCAGATCTCCGCGGTGCTCGGCTCCGAGCAGCTGCAGCGCGGCATCCTCGCCGGCCTGATCGGCCTCGTGCTGGTCGTCGTGTACTCCCTGGCGCAGTACCGCGCGCTCGGGCTGGTCACCGTCGCGAGCCTGGTCGTGGCCGCGGGCCTGAGCTACACCGCGATCACCCTGCTCAGCTGGTACCAGGGCTACCGGCTCAGCCTCGCGGGCGTCGCCGGCTTCATCGTCTCGATCGGCATCACCGCCGACTCGTTCATCGTCTTCTTCGAGCGGGTGCGCGACGAGGTGCGCGAGGGCCGCTCCCTCGTCGCCGCGGTCGAGACCGGCTGGGCGCGGGCGCGCCGGACGATCATCATCTCCGACGCCGTCAACTTCCTCGCGGCGGCCGTGCTGTACGTCCTCGCCGTCGGCGGCGTGCGCGGCTTCGCGTTCACCCTCGGCCTGACCACGCTCATCGACCTGCTCGTCGTCCTGCTCTTCACGCACCCGGTGGTCGCGCTGCTGGCGCGCACGAAGTTCTTCGGGGGCGGCCACCGCCTCTCCGGCTTCGACGCCGAGCACCTCGGGCGCACCGTCGCCTACGCCGGCCGCGGCCGGGTGCGCACCCCCGCCGAGCGCGGGGCCCGCCAGACCATCGCCGAGCGCCGCGCCGCCGAGCGGGCCGCGCGAGGAGCGCCGCACGAGGACGGTCAGCCCGACCCGCAGGTCGACGGCCGGCCCGGGCGCAGCGCAGCCGAGCACGCCACCGCCGGGGCCCACCCGGCCCGCCCGTCCCAGGAGCGCTGA
- the yajC gene encoding preprotein translocase subunit YajC, with product MDLLILLLPLLLLFFIMSRGRKQQRQLADLQASLAPGQEVMTTAGLHARIAAVHDTTVELEVAPGVRTTWARQAVARRVDAVVADAAAVGDDAAVADGAAVGDPTGPRTGTTAGPTGTAVPGAAVPGTTADAPGATPLGDADGPGRTGR from the coding sequence ATGGACCTCCTGATCCTCCTCCTCCCGCTGCTGCTGCTCTTCTTCATCATGAGCCGCGGCCGCAAGCAGCAGCGCCAGCTGGCCGACCTGCAGGCGAGCCTGGCCCCGGGCCAGGAGGTCATGACCACCGCCGGGCTGCACGCGCGGATCGCGGCCGTCCACGACACCACCGTCGAGCTCGAGGTCGCCCCAGGCGTGCGCACCACCTGGGCCCGCCAGGCGGTCGCCCGCCGGGTGGACGCCGTCGTCGCGGACGCCGCAGCCGTCGGGGACGACGCAGCTGTCGCGGACGGCGCGGCCGTCGGGGACCCGACGGGCCCGCGGACCGGCACCACCGCGGGGCCGACCGGCACCGCCGTCCCCGGCGCTGCGGTTCCCGGCACCACCGCCGACGCCCCGGGCGCCACCCCCCTCGGCGACGCGGACGGCCCGGGACGCACCGGGCGCTGA